The following proteins are co-located in the Noviherbaspirillum sp. UKPF54 genome:
- a CDS encoding branched-chain amino acid ABC transporter substrate-binding protein, with amino-acid sequence MQFNSKMIPLVGAIALAFAGAATAQDQVVKIGHVGATSGSAAHLGKDNENGARMAIDELNAKGVTIGGKKVKFELLAEDDAGDPRQGTAAAQKLVDAHVNGVIGHLNSGTTIPASKIYADAGIPQISPSATNPKYTQQGFKTTFRVVANDGQLGGTLGRYAADQMKAKKVAVIDDRTAYGQGVAQEFVKGAKAKGVQVVSQQYTNDKATDFNAILTAIKAKNPDVVFFGGMDAVAGPMLRQMKALGINAKFMGGDGICSQTLVQLAGDAVGDDRVVCAEAGGVEDTQKKGVDEFRAAYKKKFGTDVQIYAPYVYDAVMLMVEAMKKAGSAEPAKYLPELAKTNYNGITGKIAFDAKGDIKNGALTLYTFKGGQRVRLGVVR; translated from the coding sequence ATGCAGTTCAACAGCAAAATGATTCCATTGGTGGGCGCGATCGCGCTGGCATTCGCGGGCGCAGCAACGGCGCAGGACCAGGTGGTCAAGATCGGCCACGTCGGCGCCACCTCCGGCTCGGCGGCCCATCTGGGCAAGGACAATGAAAACGGCGCGCGCATGGCGATCGACGAACTGAACGCCAAGGGCGTGACCATCGGCGGCAAGAAGGTCAAGTTCGAACTGCTGGCCGAAGACGATGCCGGCGATCCGCGCCAGGGCACCGCGGCCGCGCAAAAGCTGGTCGACGCCCATGTCAACGGCGTCATCGGCCACCTCAATTCCGGCACCACCATCCCGGCCTCGAAGATCTATGCCGATGCCGGCATTCCCCAGATCTCGCCGTCGGCAACCAACCCGAAATACACCCAGCAAGGCTTCAAGACCACCTTCCGCGTGGTGGCCAACGACGGCCAGCTGGGCGGCACGCTGGGCCGCTATGCGGCTGACCAGATGAAGGCCAAGAAGGTTGCCGTGATCGACGACCGCACCGCTTATGGCCAGGGCGTGGCGCAGGAGTTCGTCAAGGGCGCCAAGGCCAAGGGCGTGCAGGTGGTCTCTCAGCAGTACACCAACGACAAGGCGACCGACTTCAACGCCATCCTTACCGCGATCAAGGCCAAGAATCCGGACGTCGTGTTCTTCGGCGGCATGGACGCCGTGGCCGGTCCGATGCTGCGCCAGATGAAGGCGCTGGGCATCAACGCCAAGTTCATGGGCGGCGACGGCATCTGCAGCCAGACCCTGGTGCAGCTCGCCGGCGACGCGGTGGGCGACGACAGGGTCGTGTGCGCCGAAGCCGGCGGCGTGGAAGATACGCAGAAGAAGGGCGTGGACGAGTTCCGCGCCGCGTACAAGAAGAAGTTCGGTACCGACGTGCAGATCTACGCGCCATACGTGTATGACGCGGTGATGCTGATGGTCGAGGCGATGAAGAAGGCCGGTTCGGCCGAACCGGCGAAGTACTTGCCGGAGCTGGCCAAGACCAACTACAACGGCATCACCGGCAAGATCGCGTTCGACGCCAAGGGCGATATCAAGAACGGCGCGCTCACGCTGTACACGTTCAAGGGCGGCCAGCGCGTGCGGCTGGGCGTGGTGCGCTGA
- a CDS encoding DUF3597 domain-containing protein — translation MSIFGNILSKLGFGHDKSAATANSTPAATPATTAPATEAPAVRQPEAGVAAPAAISTVDVVAKLEELSRSHTEKLNWKTSIVDLMKLLGLDSSLAARKELATELGCPAEKMSDSAQMNMWLHKAVIQKLAENGGNIPADMLD, via the coding sequence ATGAGTATCTTTGGCAACATACTATCCAAGCTCGGCTTTGGCCATGACAAATCAGCAGCGACCGCCAACAGCACACCTGCCGCAACTCCCGCAACGACAGCGCCTGCGACAGAGGCGCCCGCCGTGCGGCAACCCGAGGCCGGCGTGGCTGCGCCGGCAGCCATCAGCACGGTCGACGTCGTCGCCAAGCTGGAGGAATTGTCTCGCTCTCACACCGAAAAGCTCAACTGGAAGACGTCAATCGTCGATTTGATGAAACTGCTGGGCCTGGACAGCAGCCTTGCCGCACGCAAGGAACTGGCAACGGAACTTGGCTGCCCCGCCGAAAAAATGTCTGATTCGGCACAGATGAACATGTGGTTACACAAGGCCGTCATTCAGAAACTGGCTGAAAACGGCGGGAATATCCCGGCGGATATGCTGGATTAA
- a CDS encoding TIGR03862 family flavoprotein, whose product MNKEHKSTKRAVIIGGGPAGLMAAEALSGRGLPVEVFDAMPSVGRKFLLAGKGGMNITHSEPIDAFLGRYGARREQIAPLLDAFGPQALRAWIHGLGIDTFVGSSGRVFPTDMKAAPLLRAWLHRLREAGVRFHMRHRWLGWNGTPVDGNLRFDAPDGEQVVHADAVLLALGGASWARLGSNGAWVSLLTAQGIAVKPLQPANCGFDAPWSEHFRTRHAGEPVKSVVASVIGADGQTYTRQGEFVISATGIEGGLVYALSSHLREAIALHGEATLTLDLVPGKDLPRVIDEVAHPRGSRSMASHLQSRVGLRGVKAGLLRELASKEQYADSRRLAQAIKALPLKLVAPRPIDEAISSAGGVAFEALDARLMLRDVPGVFCAGEMLDWEAPTGGYLLTGCFASGRAAGLGALAWLERQS is encoded by the coding sequence ATGAATAAGGAACACAAGTCCACGAAGAGAGCCGTCATCATCGGCGGCGGGCCGGCCGGCCTGATGGCGGCCGAAGCCTTGAGCGGGCGCGGTTTGCCGGTCGAGGTGTTCGATGCCATGCCGTCGGTCGGCCGTAAATTCCTGTTGGCCGGCAAGGGCGGCATGAACATCACGCACTCCGAGCCGATCGACGCCTTCCTCGGGCGTTACGGCGCACGGCGCGAGCAGATCGCGCCGCTGCTCGACGCCTTCGGCCCGCAGGCGCTGCGCGCATGGATACACGGGCTTGGTATCGATACCTTCGTCGGCAGCTCCGGGCGCGTCTTCCCGACCGACATGAAGGCCGCGCCGCTCTTGCGCGCCTGGCTGCATCGTCTGCGCGAAGCCGGCGTGCGCTTTCACATGCGGCATCGCTGGCTGGGATGGAACGGCACACCGGTCGATGGCAATCTGCGGTTCGATGCGCCCGACGGCGAACAAGTGGTGCATGCCGATGCCGTGCTGCTCGCGCTCGGCGGCGCCAGTTGGGCGCGCCTTGGTTCCAACGGTGCCTGGGTGTCCTTGCTCACGGCGCAAGGCATTGCGGTCAAGCCGCTGCAACCGGCCAATTGCGGCTTCGATGCGCCGTGGAGCGAGCACTTCCGCACGCGCCATGCTGGCGAGCCGGTGAAGTCGGTGGTCGCCAGCGTGATCGGCGCGGACGGACAGACGTACACGCGCCAAGGCGAATTCGTCATCTCTGCAACCGGCATCGAGGGCGGCCTGGTCTATGCGCTGTCGTCGCATCTGCGCGAGGCGATTGCGCTGCACGGCGAAGCGACGCTGACGCTCGACCTGGTGCCGGGCAAGGACTTGCCGCGCGTGATTGACGAGGTGGCGCATCCGCGCGGTTCGCGCTCGATGGCGTCGCACTTGCAAAGCCGGGTCGGCCTGCGCGGCGTGAAAGCCGGGCTGCTGCGTGAACTGGCGTCGAAAGAGCAATACGCCGATTCGCGGCGCCTGGCGCAGGCGATCAAGGCGCTGCCGCTGAAGCTCGTTGCGCCGCGCCCGATCGATGAAGCGATCAGCAGCGCCGGCGGCGTGGCGTTCGAGGCGCTCGATGCGCGCTTGATGCTGCGCGATGTGCCGGGAGTGTTCTGCGCGGGCGAAATGCTCGACTGGGAAGCGCCGACGGGCGGCTACCTGCTGACGGGCTGCTTTGCCAGCGGGCGCGCGGCCGGACTGGGCGCGCTCGCCTGGCTTGAACGGCAATCGTGA
- a CDS encoding ligase — protein sequence MSLPPSALETSVHRAEQAWNQQQLATAVTQPDFRLWTYSAPAVVLGCSQRGLVSEEQSVQRAGLDLVQRHAGGGAVLVGPWMLSASVALPSSHPLVTASAVQSYRWLGELFVSVLSEAGIATEALTPEAAKASQQRNANSELGWACFAGLSPWEVVVGRRKIVGLAQVRRRTGNLLVAGLLLGRPEWPLLCRAMGKPVEQAMALESCTTSCAEQAGRIIAVTDMAAALDRALRDVLALAVAER from the coding sequence ATGTCCCTCCCGCCATCGGCACTAGAAACGTCGGTTCACCGCGCCGAGCAGGCGTGGAACCAGCAGCAGCTCGCCACGGCCGTGACGCAGCCGGATTTCCGGCTCTGGACTTACTCCGCCCCGGCGGTCGTGCTTGGCTGTTCGCAACGCGGATTGGTGAGCGAGGAGCAAAGCGTGCAGCGCGCCGGCCTCGACCTGGTGCAGCGCCATGCTGGCGGCGGCGCGGTGCTGGTCGGGCCATGGATGCTGAGCGCATCGGTCGCGCTGCCGTCGTCGCACCCGCTGGTGACGGCCAGCGCGGTGCAAAGCTACCGCTGGCTTGGCGAGCTGTTCGTGTCAGTGCTGAGCGAGGCCGGCATTGCGACCGAGGCGCTTACGCCGGAAGCGGCAAAGGCCAGCCAGCAGCGCAATGCCAACAGCGAACTCGGCTGGGCATGCTTTGCCGGCTTGTCGCCGTGGGAAGTGGTGGTCGGCCGGCGGAAAATCGTCGGCCTGGCACAGGTGCGCCGGCGCACCGGCAATCTGCTCGTTGCCGGATTGCTGCTGGGCCGCCCGGAATGGCCGCTGCTTTGCCGCGCCATGGGCAAGCCGGTCGAGCAAGCCATGGCGCTGGAGAGTTGCACGACGTCGTGCGCCGAACAGGCAGGCCGGATTATCGCGGTGACGGACATGGCGGCGGCGCTAGATCGGGCGCTGCGCGATGTGCTCGCATTGGCGGTGGCTGAACGCTAG
- a CDS encoding ATP-binding protein — MTMQPTFDFLSNGGEMGALMRAHDWNATPLGEPRHWPEILKTTVRLLLTSNHPMFIWWGKDLIQFYNDAYRKTMGPERHPSALGQRGRECWDEIWDIIGPQIEFVMAGCGATWHEDQLVPVTRHGSREDVWWTYGYSPIEDSRGVQGVLVVCTDVTVEHQSREQLRELNRQLVEQIREREEAQQREALEMAERLNAERLLADQRKAESERLHALFQQAPGFMAIVRGPHHVFEFANEAYLRLIGGRTLVGKPVRQALPDVDGQGFFELLDEVFCTGKPFSAMDVPLLLRREPDGPSTQAYVDFVYQPIIDMDGSVSGIFIEGFDVTERTLAKKKLQDADRRKDEFLAMLAHELRNPLAPLKNAADLLRLMPQDDARLRHVHGLVSRQVKHMTGLIDDLLDVSRVNSGLIVLDKQPLDIRQIVAESVEQVQPLIAARRHQLDVNLAVGPVFVQGDHKRLVQVFTNLLQNAAKYTPEGGRISLVALTRTGEVVIEIRDNGIGIDAELLPHVFELFTQGKRSSDRSQGGLGLGLALVQNLVALHGGRVAVATQGQGKGSTLTVILPCRSEGPAGMPPRAVPAVLERSCQPLRVMVVDDNADAAQALTMVLDACGHQVTVEHDPHSVLAHAGVASPDVYLLDIGLPGMTGNELARRLRRTPHSAAATLIAVTGYGNEYDREKALAAGFDFYFVKPLDATQLHELLSTIRPGRSRPHPAHGWSGHNLHG; from the coding sequence ATGACGATGCAGCCCACTTTCGACTTTCTGTCCAACGGCGGCGAAATGGGTGCCCTGATGCGCGCCCATGACTGGAACGCCACGCCGCTGGGAGAGCCACGGCATTGGCCGGAAATCCTCAAGACCACCGTGCGCCTGCTGCTGACGTCCAATCACCCGATGTTCATCTGGTGGGGCAAGGACCTGATCCAGTTCTATAACGACGCTTACCGCAAAACCATGGGCCCCGAGCGCCATCCTAGTGCGCTCGGGCAGCGCGGCCGTGAATGCTGGGATGAAATCTGGGACATCATCGGGCCGCAGATCGAGTTTGTCATGGCTGGCTGCGGCGCGACTTGGCATGAAGACCAACTGGTGCCGGTGACGCGGCATGGGTCGCGCGAGGACGTCTGGTGGACATACGGGTACAGCCCGATTGAAGACAGCCGCGGCGTACAGGGCGTGCTGGTCGTTTGCACCGACGTCACGGTGGAGCACCAGTCGCGCGAGCAGTTGCGGGAATTGAACCGGCAACTGGTCGAGCAGATACGCGAGCGTGAAGAGGCGCAACAGCGCGAGGCACTCGAAATGGCCGAACGCCTCAACGCCGAGCGTCTGCTGGCCGACCAGCGAAAGGCTGAAAGCGAGCGACTGCACGCGCTGTTCCAGCAAGCGCCCGGTTTCATGGCAATCGTGCGCGGCCCGCATCATGTATTCGAGTTTGCCAACGAAGCATACCTGCGCCTGATCGGCGGGCGAACGCTGGTGGGCAAGCCGGTGCGGCAGGCGCTGCCGGATGTCGACGGACAGGGGTTCTTCGAATTGCTGGACGAGGTGTTCTGTACCGGCAAGCCGTTCTCTGCGATGGATGTACCGTTGTTGCTGCGGCGAGAGCCCGACGGCCCATCTACGCAGGCATACGTCGATTTCGTGTATCAGCCGATCATCGACATGGACGGTTCCGTATCCGGCATATTTATCGAAGGCTTCGATGTCACTGAACGCACGCTCGCGAAAAAAAAGCTGCAGGATGCGGATCGCCGCAAGGACGAGTTCCTGGCGATGCTCGCCCACGAGTTGCGCAATCCGCTGGCGCCCCTGAAGAACGCCGCCGACCTGTTGCGCCTGATGCCGCAGGACGATGCGCGCTTGCGGCACGTTCACGGACTCGTTTCGCGCCAAGTCAAGCACATGACCGGCCTCATCGATGATTTGCTCGACGTATCGCGGGTCAACAGCGGCCTGATCGTGCTCGATAAGCAGCCGCTCGACATCCGGCAAATCGTGGCGGAATCGGTCGAGCAGGTGCAGCCGCTGATCGCGGCGCGCCGCCATCAGCTGGACGTGAATCTCGCTGTCGGTCCGGTGTTCGTGCAGGGAGACCACAAGCGCCTGGTGCAGGTCTTCACGAATCTGCTGCAGAACGCCGCCAAATATACGCCGGAAGGAGGGCGCATTTCTCTTGTGGCGCTAACACGGACCGGAGAGGTCGTCATCGAAATCCGCGACAACGGCATCGGCATCGACGCCGAGCTGCTGCCGCATGTGTTTGAGTTATTCACGCAGGGTAAACGTTCGTCGGACCGGTCGCAGGGCGGCCTGGGCCTGGGTCTTGCTCTGGTGCAGAACCTGGTTGCCCTGCATGGCGGGCGCGTTGCCGTGGCCACGCAAGGGCAGGGCAAGGGATCGACATTGACGGTGATCCTGCCTTGCCGGAGCGAAGGACCGGCGGGCATGCCGCCGCGCGCCGTGCCCGCCGTACTGGAGCGTTCATGCCAGCCGCTGCGCGTGATGGTGGTGGATGACAATGCCGATGCCGCACAGGCGCTGACGATGGTCCTCGACGCGTGCGGCCACCAAGTCACGGTCGAACATGACCCCCATAGCGTGCTGGCGCACGCCGGAGTGGCGTCGCCAGACGTCTATCTGCTCGATATCGGCTTGCCTGGAATGACCGGCAACGAATTGGCTCGCCGTTTGCGCCGGACACCACATTCGGCTGCGGCTACGCTGATTGCGGTCACCGGGTACGGAAACGAATACGACAGGGAAAAGGCTCTGGCCGCCGGATTCGATTTCTATTTCGTCAAGCCATTGGACGCCACGCAGCTGCACGAGCTGCTATCGACCATTCGCCCGGGCCGTAGCCGCCCCCACCCAGCGCATGGCTGGAGCGGGCACAATTTGCATGGATAA
- a CDS encoding DNA ligase has protein sequence MPSPVPARAAEQAAAGTPLPPLLLAQTYTNGYDLAHYLVSEKLDGVRAYWDGKSLRFRSGRLIHAPAWFIAKLPAHALDGELWMGRHSFERLSAAVRRQEPLDAEWERITYQLYELPGGEGGFSERIARLQASVAQMGAPWLHVVAQTQVADDTALKLKLVQVLGEGGEGLMLHRADAQWQTGRSDVLLKLKPQQDAEAVVFGYEAGRGKYQGMLGALIVRTADGRRLRLGSGLSDAMRRAPPAIGSTVTYRYRDFTATGLPKFASFLRVRESE, from the coding sequence TTGCCGTCTCCTGTCCCGGCACGTGCAGCCGAGCAAGCCGCTGCTGGCACGCCGCTGCCACCCTTGCTTCTGGCGCAAACGTATACAAATGGCTACGATCTTGCGCACTATCTGGTGAGCGAAAAGCTGGACGGCGTGCGCGCTTACTGGGATGGCAAGAGCCTGCGCTTTCGCAGCGGCCGGCTCATCCATGCGCCTGCCTGGTTCATCGCGAAGTTGCCCGCGCATGCGCTGGACGGCGAATTGTGGATGGGGCGGCATAGCTTCGAACGCCTGTCCGCCGCAGTGCGCCGGCAAGAGCCCTTGGATGCCGAGTGGGAGCGCATCACCTATCAACTCTACGAATTGCCCGGCGGCGAAGGTGGCTTCAGCGAGCGCATCGCCCGCCTGCAAGCCAGCGTCGCGCAGATGGGGGCGCCATGGCTGCACGTCGTGGCGCAGACACAGGTGGCCGATGACACTGCATTGAAGCTGAAACTGGTCCAAGTCTTAGGTGAAGGCGGCGAAGGCTTGATGCTGCATCGTGCGGACGCGCAGTGGCAAACCGGGCGTTCCGACGTGTTGCTGAAACTAAAGCCTCAACAGGATGCCGAAGCAGTGGTCTTCGGGTACGAGGCCGGCCGCGGCAAGTATCAGGGCATGCTCGGCGCCCTCATCGTCAGGACCGCAGATGGACGCCGTCTTCGCCTCGGTTCCGGGTTGAGTGATGCAATGCGTCGCGCTCCGCCGGCCATCGGCAGCACCGTCACCTACCGTTACCGTGACTTCACAGCAACCGGCTTGCCGAAGTTCGCCAGTTTCCTGCGCGTGCGGGAAAGCGAGTAA